CAGTACAGTTTACAAGTATTTTTTGTATGTctcccgctcccgctcccgctcccgcCCCTCCTCTACCCCAACCGAACATAAATTTTTTTATCAGTTTTGCCTTTTGTACAGCTCCGAGctttatagatatttatatagaaatacCTTATCGGCCCGCCAACCCATGTATTCCGTTTCTTATTAGTTCTGTAAGTTCGGCCAGTGGCAATATGCAATCGGaggcaaaataaaacaaatacaccatagatatatatgaatatacacacacacattacaGATGTATGtctaaataaatgcaattttaaaaaacatgtttaaatttgtttgcagCTGCATTCGATCGAAATATATATCCTTATGGCGTACGAGTTGAGTTTAACAATTGTCAACAATTCATATTCTCATATTAAGAACATTTTGAAtggaaaattaaaagcaatctCGTTGTCTATTCACACATTCTAAGGCCATTTTTATGCTCAACGAGCACATGGATGTTTATTATTGCTCATTCACAAATGGACAAGGATTCAAGGCATGGCTTCTACAACATTTCATATTGATCCTTTGATAATAAGAAAACcacaacaaattttatttcaaatatatatatatcatttctTCTGTCGGTGCTCTTCTACAGCTCGATTGATCAGCCGCGTCTCAAGGAATCCCATCTGGAATCCCATCAACTATGGAATCGTGCCGAATTGCTATGAGGCAATATGCTTGCTAAATATTCTATCAACATCGGAGCTCAGTATTATAACAAGAATCGTTCGAAAGCTGAGTTTTTATCTAATATCGATATCAATGATAGATTTACATAACTCATCGCTTTCGATAACTTATCGATTTCGATAACACATCGATTCAGATAACTTATCGAGTTCAATAACTGATCCATTTCGATAACTCGTCGATTTCGATAACTTATCAATTTCGATAACTTAGCGATTTCGATAACTAATCGATTTCGATAACTTATCGATTTCGACAACTTATCGATTCCAatacacataaaaaatatgaattggCACTTAGCTACATTTAATTTCATCTAATTTACACATTGCATTTGGATTTATATGGCTTCTATTGCTGTTTAGCACGTAGCTCTAGACTACGTCTCCAGATCCAGATGCAGTCCAGAGCCGGCTTGGCTGGCGGCTGGCGGCTGGTTGATCCGATGCCTGTGCGAGCCCAGCTGGGCGCGGGAGAGCACGCTGCAGTCACAGGTGGTGCAATGGTAGTGGGTGTGCCGCAGCGCATAGCTGCAGGCGGTCGACTCGCAGGACTCGTTGCTGGCGTACTTGCGGAAGCCAGCCGAACGCACGTACTCCAGCCGCAGATGCAGGCGACGATGGGCCACCACCTTGTTGGAGTCGGTGCACACGTAATCGCATTTACGGCAATGGAAATGCGACGATTTCTTTGGAGCGGGACTCTCCTCTAAAACGAGCCAGaaggcatatatgtatattaggAGCCTGGTCAAGGGACGCCAACAAAAGCTGCGCACCTACCTGTCGTCGTTGTCGGCGTGGGTGTGGCCGGTGTgctggtgggcgtggcataaGTACAATCAGGCACACCGCAGCGCATGTTGGCGCGATATTGGCGAAAGTCATCGCCCATGAGGGTGTCCATGCGCTCGTGGCGCGCCGTATGCTGCACGAAGCGCGTCTTGTCGCAGAAACTGTAGTGGCAATCCCGCCGATTGCAGTGGAAATGCGACTGATGATTCCGATAGCCGCAGCGCTCGAAGCCGCAGTCCTCGTTGAAACGGAACTTGAGGTAGCCCGTGGGTATGTCCTGTTCCCGCGCCCGCTTGCCAGCCGCTTGCCGTCCAGCCGTCGGAGTTGGATTAGGCGCGGTCGCGGGCGCGGGCGCAGACTCCTCCGCTGTGCTTGTGCCTGGCGCTCCggctgttgccgccgccgcagcggcagctgctgctgcagcagcgacagcgccCGCTGCGGCCGCATTGATCAGCAGCATCTTCTGCTGTGCGGCATTCTCCAGCAGCAGACGCATGTCCAGcccggctggctggctggccgcGGCCAGAAAACTGGGCAGCAGCACCTGGCGCTGGTATAAATCCAGCAGCTGCTTAAACTGCATTTGCAGCTTTAGACCCGACTCCGGCTCCGCGCGTGCCTCACTTGCCGCCGTCGTTTGGCTGGCGCGCATGCTCAGATCTTCCGGCTGCTCCGTGCTGCAGTCTACGCTGCCTGGCGGGCAGTACGTGGAGGGCGTGGTATCTGTTTGGGCTGAGCTTGCGTTCTCCGGATAGAAGGTGCCCGCTGCTCGCACAACTTGAAGCAACAATTCCACAATGATCATATAAATCagcattcatata
The sequence above is a segment of the Drosophila virilis strain 15010-1051.87 chromosome 3, Dvir_AGI_RSII-ME, whole genome shotgun sequence genome. Coding sequences within it:
- the LOC26531769 gene encoding uncharacterized protein isoform X2, giving the protein MSHFWCRCFWLKVFGQLDSNSQRINLQLNFRSCSRFYFVSHSARALNPLGGGMEPNSELGADVEESPPAQATQITSIDGFFNRKRGRPPKNRFVEVYKSAQLSPQAIFTSFKLEKNDQACGLTASTSDVAEERLASLRPVAGAGEPSATDLTPSRSSRKRARAWTVDPHRSLASVRSPSPGVEKTTNSLSRDLPASRSPVQLMFSAPGTQIPASSKRQERVSVVRAAGTFYPENASSAQTDTTPSTYCPPGSVDCSTEQPEDLSMRASQTTAASEARAEPESGLKLQMQFKQLLDLYQRQVLLPSFLAAASQPAGLDMRLLLENAAQQKMLLINAAAAGAVAAAAAAAAAAAATAGAPGTSTAEESAPAPATAPNPTPTAGRQAAGKRAREQDIPTGYLKFRFNEDCGFERCGYRNHQSHFHCNRRDCHYSFCDKTRFVQHTARHERMDTLMGDDFRQYRANMRCGVPDCTYATPTSTPATPTPTTTTGRGESRSKEIVAFPLP
- the LOC26531769 gene encoding uncharacterized protein isoform X3, producing MSHFWCRCFWLKVFGQLDSNSQRINLQLNFRSCSRFYFVSHSARALNPLGGGMEPNSELGADVEESPPAQATQITSIDGFFNRKRGRPPKNRFVEVYKSLMFSAPGTQIPASSKRQERVSVVRAAGTFYPENASSAQTDTTPSTYCPPGSVDCSTEQPEDLSMRASQTTAASEARAEPESGLKLQMQFKQLLDLYQRQVLLPSFLAAASQPAGLDMRLLLENAAQQKMLLINAAAAGAVAAAAAAAAAAAATAGAPGTSTAEESAPAPATAPNPTPTAGRQAAGKRAREQDIPTGYLKFRFNEDCGFERCGYRNHQSHFHCNRRDCHYSFCDKTRFVQHTARHERMDTLMGDDFRQYRANMRCGVPDCTYATPTSTPATPTPTTTTEESPAPKKSSHFHCRKCDYVCTDSNKVVAHRRLHLRLEYVRSAGFRKYASNESCESTACSYALRHTHYHCTTCDCSVLSRAQLGSHRHRINQPPAASQAGSGLHLDLET
- the LOC26531769 gene encoding uncharacterized protein isoform X1, with product MEPNSELGADVEESPPAQATQITSIDGFFNRKRGRPPKNRFVEVYKSAQLSPQAIFTSFKLEKNDQACGLTASTSDVAEERLASLRPVAGAGEPSATDLTPSRSSRKRARAWTVDPHRSLASVRSPSPGVEKTTNSLSRDLPASRSPVQLMFSAPGTQIPASSKRQERVSVVRAAGTFYPENASSAQTDTTPSTYCPPGSVDCSTEQPEDLSMRASQTTAASEARAEPESGLKLQMQFKQLLDLYQRQVLLPSFLAAASQPAGLDMRLLLENAAQQKMLLINAAAAGAVAAAAAAAAAAAATAGAPGTSTAEESAPAPATAPNPTPTAGRQAAGKRAREQDIPTGYLKFRFNEDCGFERCGYRNHQSHFHCNRRDCHYSFCDKTRFVQHTARHERMDTLMGDDFRQYRANMRCGVPDCTYATPTSTPATPTPTTTTEESPAPKKSSHFHCRKCDYVCTDSNKVVAHRRLHLRLEYVRSAGFRKYASNESCESTACSYALRHTHYHCTTCDCSVLSRAQLGSHRHRINQPPAASQAGSGLHLDLET